In a single window of the Sulfolobales archaeon genome:
- a CDS encoding molecular chaperone TorD family protein yields MASIDTYVTELIELATIYNNLAKCFSENPNHMPRCQEGLEIAAKKIYGDISIDRDLVAKLHPIGIPLYESAYMGGDPIVLKATLGSLYRAFGVREVGEMSDHLSVELEFLSLILAKIAYAYIKGDRELAREAIKALNIIYREHVLPWISRLEEAIKNRDNRSMKTIIEILERVLKEIDRYSSILASDNQYKHQP; encoded by the coding sequence ATGGCTTCTATAGACACATATGTCACAGAGCTCATAGAGCTTGCCACAATATATAATAATCTTGCTAAATGCTTCTCAGAAAACCCCAATCACATGCCTAGATGCCAGGAGGGGTTAGAGATCGCTGCTAAGAAGATCTATGGGGATATATCTATAGATAGAGATCTAGTTGCTAAGCTACACCCCATAGGGATCCCCCTATATGAATCAGCATATATGGGAGGCGATCCCATAGTCCTCAAAGCAACACTTGGAAGCCTCTACAGAGCCTTCGGGGTTAGAGAGGTTGGGGAGATGTCTGATCATCTATCTGTAGAACTTGAATTCCTATCTCTCATCCTAGCTAAAATAGCATATGCATATATCAAGGGAGATAGGGAGCTAGCTAGAGAGGCTATAAAGGCCTTAAATATAATCTATAGAGAACACGTGCTACCCTGGATCTCTAGGCTTGAGGAGGCAATAAAGAATAGAGATAATAGATCTATGAAAACAATTATAGAGATACTCGAAAGGGTTTTAAAGGAGATCGATAGATACAGCTCTATACTGGCTAGCGATAATCAATATAAACACCAACCATAA
- a CDS encoding ethylbenzene dehydrogenase-related protein yields the protein MAEGDSRDRRRFLLFLAIGASVIGAIASGLHFLSRIAPRPIQRTPVATPTTATPTIQTPAQIAIPTPHIVVKRVDKAPIDPTSNLWSLSREYNVELVGQTMTYPLNPTPAVNSVRVRALHDGEYIAFRLEWLDREANVDVLDINRFADQCAVMLLPYGIPGEELSRAWQMGSKSYPATILNWRADWQADVDKGRMEIEDLYPNIAIDGYPPYSGTIANEGKPARLSEMPQEALKWLAGLRAGNIMSEPKRASPVAKLVGRGPGTITPFRTQDASGKGVWVNGVWSVVLAKPLRASDKDLGEIDLRPGDLFYIAFAIWEGGRGERGGRKAISDLLLAKLEG from the coding sequence ATGGCTGAAGGAGATAGTAGGGATAGAAGGAGATTCCTTCTCTTCCTAGCTATTGGAGCATCGGTTATCGGGGCTATAGCTTCTGGCCTTCACTTTCTCTCAAGAATAGCTCCCAGGCCCATCCAGAGAACCCCTGTGGCAACACCAACAACTGCTACACCCACCATCCAAACCCCTGCCCAAATAGCTATACCAACGCCACATATAGTTGTTAAAAGGGTTGATAAGGCGCCTATAGATCCTACATCTAATCTGTGGAGCCTCTCCAGAGAGTATAATGTAGAGCTTGTGGGGCAGACAATGACATATCCATTGAACCCAACCCCAGCTGTTAATAGTGTGAGGGTTAGGGCTCTTCATGATGGTGAATATATAGCATTTAGACTTGAGTGGCTCGATAGGGAGGCTAACGTGGATGTCCTCGATATCAATAGATTCGCGGATCAATGTGCAGTTATGCTGCTCCCCTATGGGATACCTGGTGAAGAGCTTTCCAGGGCTTGGCAGATGGGTTCTAAAAGCTATCCAGCAACGATTCTGAATTGGAGGGCTGATTGGCAAGCCGATGTTGATAAGGGGAGGATGGAGATCGAGGATCTATATCCCAACATAGCTATAGACGGATACCCACCATATTCGGGAACAATAGCCAATGAGGGTAAGCCGGCTAGGCTTTCTGAAATGCCTCAAGAAGCCCTAAAATGGCTAGCAGGTCTAAGAGCTGGGAATATAATGTCAGAGCCTAAGAGAGCATCCCCCGTGGCCAAGTTGGTTGGGAGGGGCCCAGGGACGATCACACCATTCAGAACCCAGGATGCATCTGGAAAAGGCGTTTGGGTTAACGGTGTTTGGAGTGTTGTTCTTGCAAAGCCTTTGAGAGCCTCTGATAAGGATCTAGGGGAGATAGATCTTAGGCCAGGAGATCTCTTCTACATAGCATTCGCCATATGGGAGGGTGGAAGAGGTGAGAGGGGCGGTAGAAAGGCAATATCAGATCTTCTCCTAGCAAAGCTTGAGGGATAG
- a CDS encoding 4Fe-4S dicluster domain-containing protein yields MSRWSRMPRVYNWQIGREMEYPYEARRPKRQAAGIFNLNKCIGCQTCTLACKTTWTSGKGQEMMFWNNVETKPWGSYPLGYDVRILSMLGVQRWRKEGDRWVYRGLTIFEAAKAGERVLGYLPEPYDYANPNIGEDMASSPVDGKTRYIRGYPHRIWHFYMPRICNHCTFPACLAACPRMAIYKRQEDGIVLVDQLRCRGYRECVRGCPYKKVFYNPETRISEKCIFCYPSLERGIIPRCFRNCIGRIRIFGYISLPENANPENPVDFLVHIKRIAVPHLPQLGLEPNIYYIPPIHVDRRFIQMLFGPMGVEAIDNYIAAIMKRDVEVLGALTLANSIDRIYTKFKIIDGEYVAGYDEEGHEIVRVPIKEPVYIRPRYDPALNLYLRNNP; encoded by the coding sequence TTGTCGAGGTGGAGTAGAATGCCTAGGGTCTATAACTGGCAGATCGGTAGGGAGATGGAGTATCCATACGAGGCTAGAAGGCCTAAGAGACAGGCTGCTGGGATATTCAATCTCAATAAATGCATTGGATGCCAAACATGTACCCTAGCATGTAAAACCACGTGGACCAGTGGTAAGGGTCAGGAGATGATGTTCTGGAACAATGTTGAGACAAAGCCATGGGGATCCTATCCCCTTGGATACGATGTTAGGATCCTCAGCATGCTCGGTGTTCAGAGATGGAGGAAGGAGGGTGATAGATGGGTATATAGAGGGCTAACAATATTCGAGGCTGCCAAGGCTGGTGAGAGGGTTCTGGGATATCTACCAGAGCCATATGACTATGCAAATCCAAATATAGGTGAGGATATGGCTAGCAGCCCTGTCGATGGTAAGACGAGATATATAAGGGGTTATCCCCACAGGATATGGCATTTCTATATGCCAAGGATCTGTAATCACTGCACATTCCCAGCATGTCTAGCAGCATGCCCTAGAATGGCTATATATAAGAGGCAGGAGGATGGGATAGTGCTTGTGGATCAGCTTAGATGTAGGGGTTATAGGGAGTGTGTTAGAGGCTGCCCATATAAGAAGGTATTCTATAACCCTGAGACAAGGATCTCGGAGAAGTGTATCTTCTGCTACCCATCACTTGAAAGGGGTATTATACCGAGATGCTTTAGAAACTGCATTGGGAGGATAAGGATCTTCGGCTATATAAGTCTTCCAGAAAACGCTAATCCAGAGAACCCCGTTGACTTCTTAGTACATATAAAGAGGATTGCTGTGCCACATCTACCGCAGCTGGGTCTAGAGCCCAATATATATTATATACCACCGATCCATGTTGATAGGAGGTTCATACAAATGCTCTTCGGGCCAATGGGTGTTGAGGCCATCGATAACTATATAGCAGCTATTATGAAGAGAGATGTAGAGGTTCTGGGAGCTCTAACACTTGCTAATAGCATTGACAGGATATACACTAAATTCAAGATCATTGATGGTGAATATGTTGCAGGCTATGATGAGGAGGGCCACGAGATCGTGAGGGTTCCTATAAAGGAGCCTGTCTATATAAGGCCTAGATATGATCCAGCGCTCAATCTATATCTTAGAAATAACCCCTAG